The following coding sequences are from one Streptomyces sp. V3I7 window:
- the efeU gene encoding iron uptake transporter permease EfeU encodes MFSNYLIGLREGLEASLVVCILIAYLVKTGRRDALRPIWTGIAVAIAIAMGFGCALEFGSQELTFAAQEGLGGTLSIVAVCLVTWMVFWMRRTARHLRSELHGKLDAALAMGTGALVATAFLAVGREGLETALFVWASVHAASDGTPRPLIGVALGLATAVFLGWLFYRGALRINLAKFFTWTGGMLVVVAAGVLAYGFHDLQEAGWVPGLRDLAFDISDTIEPDSWYGTLLKGVFNFQPDPTVVQVTVWLLYLVPTLTVFLAPVGFASGKGKVKAPHDQGSQPSKASQA; translated from the coding sequence TTGTTCTCCAACTACCTGATCGGTCTGCGCGAGGGCCTGGAGGCCAGCCTCGTCGTCTGCATCCTGATCGCCTATCTGGTCAAGACCGGCCGCAGGGACGCCCTGAGGCCGATCTGGACCGGCATCGCGGTCGCCATCGCCATCGCCATGGGCTTCGGCTGCGCGCTCGAATTCGGCTCCCAGGAGCTGACGTTCGCGGCGCAGGAGGGTCTCGGCGGCACGCTGTCCATCGTCGCGGTGTGCCTGGTGACGTGGATGGTCTTCTGGATGCGGCGCACCGCGCGGCACCTGAGGTCCGAGCTGCACGGCAAGCTGGACGCCGCCCTCGCGATGGGCACCGGCGCGCTGGTCGCCACCGCCTTCCTGGCCGTCGGCCGGGAGGGCCTGGAGACCGCGCTGTTCGTGTGGGCGTCCGTGCACGCGGCCAGCGACGGCACCCCGCGCCCGCTGATCGGCGTGGCGCTGGGCCTGGCCACCGCGGTGTTCCTGGGCTGGCTGTTCTACCGGGGCGCGCTGCGGATCAATCTGGCCAAGTTCTTCACCTGGACCGGCGGGATGCTGGTCGTCGTGGCGGCGGGCGTGCTGGCGTACGGCTTCCACGACCTGCAGGAGGCCGGCTGGGTCCCGGGCCTGCGTGACCTGGCCTTCGACATCAGCGACACGATCGAACCGGACAGCTGGTACGGCACGCTCCTGAAGGGCGTGTTCAACTTCCAGCCGGATCCGACCGTCGTCCAGGTCACGGTGTGGCTGCTCTACCTGGTCCCGACACTCACGGTTTTCCTCGCCCCGGTAGGGTTCGCCTCCGGGAAGGGGAAGGTGAAGGCACCTCATGACCAGGGATCGCAGCCCTCGAAGGCTTCGCAGGCGTGA
- the efeB gene encoding iron uptake transporter deferrochelatase/peroxidase subunit gives MTTETTQQCPASPSRRAVIGWGGAGLALGAAATGGAVAMTRTGDDVAPVAADAGAAVDFHGPHQAGIATPVQDRLHFAAFDVKTEDRAEFVRLLKDWTRAAARMTAGQPVGDAFGGLPEAPPEDTGEAMGLKPSRLTLTIGFGPSLFEKFGLKDRRPEALVDLPKFPGDNLEKARSGGDLCVQACADDPQVAVHAIRNLARIGMGKVVVRYSQLGFGKTSSTTPDAQTPRNLLGFKDGTRNIAGTETDRLKKFVWVGEKDGPDWMTGGSYLVARRIRMNIETWDRTSLQEQEDVFGRDKREGAPVGKAKEHDEPFLKAMKPDAHVRLAHPDANNGVTILRRSYSYTDGTDGLGRLDAGLLFLAYQRDVREGFIPLQRKLSRHDALNEYIQHVSSAVFAIPPGVRDKDDWWGRALFSEEA, from the coding sequence ATGACGACCGAGACGACGCAGCAGTGCCCCGCCTCCCCCTCCCGCAGGGCGGTCATCGGCTGGGGCGGGGCCGGGCTCGCGCTCGGTGCCGCCGCGACCGGCGGCGCGGTGGCGATGACCCGCACCGGCGACGACGTCGCCCCGGTGGCCGCGGACGCGGGCGCCGCGGTGGACTTCCACGGCCCTCACCAGGCGGGCATCGCCACGCCGGTGCAGGACCGGCTGCACTTCGCCGCCTTCGACGTGAAGACCGAGGACCGCGCGGAGTTCGTGCGGTTGCTGAAGGACTGGACCCGGGCCGCCGCGCGGATGACCGCCGGACAGCCGGTCGGTGACGCCTTCGGCGGTCTGCCCGAGGCGCCGCCGGAGGACACCGGCGAGGCGATGGGCCTCAAGCCGTCACGGCTGACGCTGACGATCGGCTTCGGCCCCTCCCTGTTCGAGAAGTTCGGCCTGAAGGACCGGCGCCCGGAAGCCCTCGTCGACCTTCCCAAGTTCCCCGGCGACAACCTGGAGAAGGCGCGCAGCGGCGGCGATCTGTGCGTCCAGGCCTGCGCCGACGACCCGCAGGTAGCGGTGCACGCCATCCGCAACCTGGCCCGTATCGGCATGGGCAAGGTCGTCGTCCGCTACTCGCAGCTCGGCTTCGGCAAGACGTCGTCGACGACGCCGGACGCGCAGACTCCGCGCAACCTGCTGGGCTTCAAGGACGGCACCCGCAACATCGCGGGAACCGAGACGGACCGGCTGAAGAAGTTCGTGTGGGTGGGCGAGAAGGACGGTCCCGACTGGATGACCGGCGGCTCGTACCTGGTCGCCCGGCGCATCCGCATGAACATCGAGACCTGGGACCGGACTTCGCTCCAGGAGCAGGAGGACGTCTTCGGGCGGGACAAGCGCGAGGGCGCGCCGGTCGGCAAGGCCAAGGAGCACGACGAGCCGTTCCTGAAGGCGATGAAGCCCGACGCGCACGTGCGCCTCGCGCACCCCGACGCCAACAACGGGGTGACGATCCTGCGCCGCAGCTACTCCTACACCGACGGCACGGACGGTCTCGGCCGCCTCGACGCGGGCCTGCTCTTCCTCGCCTACCAGCGCGACGTACGCGAGGGTTTCATCCCGCTGCAGCGCAAGCTGTCGCGTCACGACGCGCTCAACGAGTACATCCAGCACGTGAGTTCGGCGGTCTTCGCGATCCCGCCCGGCGTCCGCGACAAGGACGACTGGTGGGGCCGGGCGCTGTTCTCCGAGGAGGCGTAG